From Labrus bergylta chromosome 22, fLabBer1.1, whole genome shotgun sequence, one genomic window encodes:
- the adamtsl3 gene encoding ADAMTS-like protein 1 isoform X4 yields the protein MEQDFLSCRLLVTALLILSSRTARSEEDRDTLWDAWGSWSECSRTCGGGASYSLRRCLSSKTCEGQNIKYRTCSNVDCPPDTGDFRAQQCSAHADVRYQGQYHEWLPVYNDLDNPCALKCKAKGSGLLVELAPKVLDGTRCYTESLDMCISGICQIVGCDHELGSTAKEDNCGVCNGDGSSCRLVRGHFKTQHASGKSNQSSPSEDTVVVIPYKSRHVRLVLKGPDHLYVESKTLQAVKDELVLDNSGQYHLENTTLDFQKLSDKEVLRITGPLGADFTVKVLFASGADSVVQYIYYQPIIHRWRETDFFPCSVTCGGGYQLTSAECFDLRSGRVVVDQYCHYYPENVKPKPKLQECNMEPCLASDGYKQIMPYDLYHPLPRWESSPWTACSTSCGGGIQSRSVSCVEEDMQGTITTTEEWKCHYSPKTAIMQPCNTFDCPTWLAQEWSPCTVTCGQGLRYRVVLCIDHRGLHAGGCKPTTKPHIKEECLVTVPCYKSIDTLPVEAKPVWHKQAIELEEEIAVSEEPTFIPGPWQPCSRTCGAGTQRRTVKCQVLLSFSQTVADLPDDECDGVKPVTSQPCYRTPCSGVSGRGKEDEKERQDEEEEEEEEETPGREELHDWEYEGFTECSQSCGGGVQEAVVICLNKQTREAAEQSLCVSSRRPPQLLQDCKTQPCPPRWETGEWSSCSATCGVGLMTRTVACTHRPSRDSNHTEAVRDKDCQNPKPSPVQACNRFDCPPMWDTLDWGQCSQSCGGGFQKRQVLCKQRFADGSILELPDTFCPSKSPINQQPCAKDECQPQWVTTSWSQCSVTCGNGVQRLQAVCRKQKEDGAHWTVDPGNCSTMARPTKIRPCSLRPCESSVKPVPTILAQKKVYIQWKKGKKLHLVVGGYGYLLPWTTLVLRCPTRHFRRGHIQWLKEGKPLVVSFPHLTVTSQGYMKIQQVRASDAGIYTCVAGQANEHFVLQIIGSKKKLSLPEAWLLAGKRRDGRLDVSSPGDRFQELPVPLNQYDNLVEQLLELKGNLPDEKDVEKLHSSEKNRSTKMDERVNSELSSHIVLIADPQRLDEIMDNLSEGLGGLWRERLITQLLSELTTTEVETNESTLHPPETAESSTQQPLLHKPNIKTQVTKPRSPVIVQRPRKVGVVPLSDMIVYVGVPVLLQKPIASLELRCEAQGNPDPSLTWTRNGKDLTYNNRVGLLPTGSLKIQSPTKVDEGLYTCTARNRLGSSSLSSWLQITGSKGRNCVQGNSMGATGRICSERSNSSQSAELCHGQACPLRWRMDPWSPCSASCGGGSQTRSVRCMKGPEGRSRELESQHCLSTGRRPSLTRTCNVQPCARWATTHWGLCHGQCVGPSLATQHRHVFCLDANATKVSYRMCSGLQRPSSMKNCSTETCALYWRVGQWTQCTATCGRHGFQSRQVTCAHRRSGKATREHQCMWRPRPPSWQRCNILSCGRAGECRDSTRYCEKVRQLELCPLPQFKNRCCHSCSNT from the exons GACCTGTGAAGGGCAGAACATCAAGTATCGCACATGCAGTAATGTG GATTGTCCCCCAGATACTGGCGATTTCCGTGCCCAGCAGTGTTCAGCTCATGCAGATGTACGATACCAGGGTCAGTACCATGAATGGCTGCCTGTTTACAATGACCTGGACAACCCCTGCGCTCTCAAATGCAAAGCCAAGGGATCGGGCCTGTTGGTGGAGCTGGCGCCCAAGGTGCTGGATGGGACCCGCTGTTACACAGAGTCCTTAGACATGTGCATCAGCGGCATCTGCCAG ATTGTAGGTTGTGATCATGAGTTGGGGAGCACGGCAAAAGAGGACAACTGTGGTGTCTGCAACGGAGACGGCTCATCCTGCAGACTGGTGCGGGGACACTTCAAAACCCAGCATGCTTCAGGAAAAAGTAATCAATCCTCAccat CTGAGGACACAGTCGTTGTCATCCCCTACAAGAGTCGTCATGTGCGTCTTGTCCTGAAAGGCCCGGATCACTTGT ACGTGGAGAGTAAAACTCTTCAAGCAGTAAAAGATGAACTGGTTTTGGATAATTCAGGGCAGTACCATCTGGAGAACACCACGCTGGACTTCCAGAAACTGTCGGATAAGGAGGTCCTGAGAATCACAGGGCCACTAGGAGCTGACTTCACTGTCAAA GTGCTGTTTGCCAGTGGAGCAGACAGTGTGGTCCAGTACATCTACTACCAGCCAATCATCCACcgctggagagagacagacttcTTCCCTTGCTCCGTCACATGTGGTGGAG GGTATCAGCTAACCTCAGCAGAGTGTTTCGACCTCCGGAGCGGCCGGGTGGTTGTGGATCAGTATTGCCATTATTACCCAGAGAACGTCAAGCCTAAACCCAAACTTCAGGAGTGCAACATGGAGCCCTGCTTGGCCAG TGACGGCTACAAGCAAATTATGCCTTATGACCTCTATCACCCCCTGCCTCG ATGGGAGAGCAGCCCCTGGACAGCCTGCTCCACCTCCTGCGGCGGAGGCATCCAGAGTCGTTCAGTGTCCTGTGTGGAGGAAGACATGCAGGGAACTATCACTACCACAGAGGAATGGAAGTGTCACTACTCCCCAAAGACGGCCATCATGCAGCCCTGCAACACGTTCGACTGCCCAACATGGCTGGCACAGGAGTGGTCACCT TGCACCGTGACCTGTGGTCAGGGCCTGCGCTATAGGGTGGTGCTGTGCATCGATCACAGAGGACTCCATGCTGGAGGCTGTAAGCCCACCACCAAACCCCACATCAAGGAGGAGTGCCTGGTGACTGTGCCCTGTTACAAGTCCATAG ATACGCTGCCAGTTGAGGCTAAACCTGTGTGGCATAAACAGGCCatagagctggaggaggagatcgCTGTGTCTGAGGAACCCAC cttcaTTCCTGgtccctggcagccctgcagcaggACATGTGGCGCCGGGACTCAAAGACGAACCGTCAAGTGCCAAGTGCTGCTGTCCTTCTCCCAGACTGTTGCTGATCTGCCTGACGACGAATGTGATGGGGTCAAACCTGTTACCAGTCAGCCCTGCTATCGTACTCCCTGCTCTGGTGTTTCAGGCAGAGGGAAAGAAGATGAAAAGGAGAGgcaggacgaggaggaggaggaggaggaggaggagacaccGGGAAGAGAGGAGCTGCATGACTGGGAATATGAGGGATTTACTGAGTGCTCGCAGAGCTGTGGAGGAG GTGTTCAGGAGGCTGTTGTCATCTGCCTAAACAAGCAGACCAGGgaagcagcagagcagagtcTTTGTGTGAGCTCTCGCCGGCCTCCGCAACTACTTCAGGACTGCAAAACTCAGCCCTGCCCCCCCAG GTGGGAAACAGGAGAGTGGAGTTCGTGCTCTGCTACCTGTGGGGTTGGCCTGATGACCCGAACTGTGGCATGCACTCACCGGCCCTCTCGAGATAGCAATCACACTGAAGCTGTGAGGGATAAGGACTGTCAGAACCCCAAGCCCAGTCCTGTCCAAGCCTGCAACCGCTTTGACTGCCCTCCTATGTGGGACACACTTGACTGGGGACAG tgctCCCAAAGCTGTGGTGGTGGATTTCAAAAGAGGCAGGTCCTGTGCAAACAGCGGTTTGCGGATGGAAGCATCCTGGAGCTGCCTGACACCTTCTGCCCTTCCAAGAGCCCCATAAACCAGCAGCCCTGTGCCAAGGACGAGTGCCAACCCCAATGGGTCACAACTAGCTGGTCCCAG TGTTCGGTGACCTGTGGAAATGGCGTCCAGAGACTACAAGcagtctgcagaaaacaaaaggaagatGGAGCCCATTGGACGGTCGACCCTGGGAACTGTTCCACAATGGCCCGGCCCACCAAAATCCGGCCATGCTCCCTCAGGCCCTGTGAGA GCTCTGTCAAGCCTGTTCCCACCATACTGGCACAGAAGAAGGTGTATATCCAGTGGAAGAAGGGGAAAAAGTTACACTTGGTAGTGGGAGGCTATGGCTACCTGCTCCCCTGGACAACTCTGGTCCTTCGCTGCCCGACCCGCCACTTCCGCAGAGGCCACATACAATGGCTGAAGGAAGGAAAGCCCCTGGTGGTCAGCTTCCCACACCTCACAGTAACATCACAAGGATACATGAAGATTCAGCAGGTCCGTGCATCCGATGCAGGGATATACACATGCGTTGCAGGTCAGGCAAATGAACATTTTGTTCTGCAGATCATTGGAAGCAAGAAGAAGCTGTCTCTTCCAGAAGCGTGGCTCCTCGCAGGCAAACGAAGGGATGGCCGGCTAGATGTTTCCTCACCAGGAGATCGATTTCAGGAGCTCCCGGTCCCCCTCAACCAATACGACAACCTCGTCGAGCAATTGCTTGAACTCAAAGGCAATCTTCCAGATGAAAAAGATGTTGAGAAACTGCACTCCAGTGAAAAGAACAGGTCAACAAAGATGGACGAGAGAGTAAACTCAGAACTTTCAAGCCATATTGTACTTATTGCAGATCCCCAGAGGCTAGATGAGATCATGGACAACCTGTCTGAAGGCCTTGGAGGACTATGGCGGGAACGACTCATAACACAGTTACTCAGTGAGCTCACTACGACAGAAGTTGAAACCAACGAGTCCACACTTCATCCTCCAGAAACAGCAGAATCCTCAACACAACAGCCCTTACTTCACAAACCTAACATCAAAACCCAGGTGACCAAGCCAAGAAGCCCGGTGATAGTCCAACGGCCAAGGAAGGTCGGAGTAGTGCCGTTGTCTGACATGATTGTTTATGTGGGAGTGCCAGTTCTGCTGCAGAAACCCATTGCTAGTTTGGAGCTGAGGTGTGAAGCACAGGGCAATCCCGATCCATCTCTAACATGGACAAGGAATGGAAAAGATTTAACGTACAACAACAG AGTAGGCCTCTTGCCTACTGGCTCACTGAAGATCCAGTCTCCAACCAAGGTAGATGAGGGTCTGTACACCTGCACTGCAAGGAACCGTCTGGGATCTTCTTCTCTGTCGTCCTGGCTGCAGATAACGG gaAGCAAAGGAAGAAACTGTGTCCAAGGTAATAGTATGGGAGCCACTGGCCGTATTTGCTCTGAGAGGAGTAACAGCAGCCAGTCAGCTGAGCTGTGCCATGGACAAGCCTGCCCCCTCAG GTGGCGAATGGATCCTTGGTCCCCCTGCTCAGCCAGTTGTGGAGGCGGGTCCCAGACCAGGAGTGTCCGCTGCATGAAGGGTCCTGAGGGCAGATCCAGAGAGTTGGAGAGCCAGCACTGCCTCAGCACAGGAAGGAGGCCTTCCCTCACCAGAACATGCAACGTGCAGCCCTGTGCCAGGTGGGCAACCACCCACTGGGGACTG TGTCACGGACAATGTGTTGGTCCCAGTTTGGCCACACAGCACCGCCATGTTTTCTGCCTGGATGCAAACGCTACAAAAGTCTCCTACAGGATGTGCTCTGGACTGCAGAG gCCCAGCTCTATGAAGAATTGCTCCACAGAGACGTGTGCCCTTTATTGGCGCGTGGGCCAGTGGACCCAATGCACCGCCACCTGTGGGCGCCATGGTTTCCAGTCACGCCAGGTGACCTGCGCACACCGCCGTTCTGGAAAAGCAACACGTGAACATCAGTGCATGTGGAGGCCTCGCCCCCCTAGCTGGCAGCGCTGCAACATTTTGTCCTGTGGGAGAG CAGGAGAGTGTCGGGACAGCACGAGGTACTGTGAGAAGGTTCGACAGCTGGAGCTTTGTCCGCTGCCTCAGTTTAAGAACCGCTGCTGTCACTCCTGCAGCAACACCTGA